The nucleotide sequence CAAGTTCATGCTTTAGGGCTTCCGGTATTGATGTTCCTCCGCAAAGCGCCCCTGCAATGGCACCTCCCATGCTTGCGATGGAATCAGCGTCATGCCCGTAATTCACACCGCCAATGATAGTTTTCATTGTGTCGCCTCCTGCAATGGAAAAAAGAGCAAGAGCAACAGGCAGCTCTTCTATGGCATGTATCCGGCTTGGAATGTTCGCATTTCCTTTCCCCTGCTTTTTCCGGTCTGAAAAGGATTTTACTGTATCAAAGTGTTCTATCGCTGCCCGAATATCGTCTCGCGCCGATAAAACATCAAGGTGTCCTGCTGCCGCGTCAAGAACAGCTTCTATTGCAAGCTTTGTTCCATCTTTAGCAAGGTCTCTTGCAGCAGCGAGAATGCTCTGCACGCTTGCATCCATGCTCATTGCTTCTGCAACGGCCGCTGCCATGACTCCCGCAGCTTCCCTGCCGTAGCTTGTCTGATGGGCCCCTGCAAGGTCAATCGCTTCCCGGTAGGCACGCTCCGGATCACCCGCATTCATGATGCCGACCGGACTCATATACATCGCCGCCCCGCAGTTTACCATGTTGCCTTGACCCGCTTCACGAGGATCCACGTTTGCAAGCCTGTGTCTCAGGAATAAATACTGCTCCGGGTAATAAAGACGGGTAATGACAGGTGCCTCTTTTTTCAGCTCAGGAATGTAGACCTTGTGCTCTGCAATTTCTTCTACTAGAGATTCAGCGATATCATAGGCATTGAGATGCCGCTGCTTTTTTTCATATACCCTGAGAAGTGCCTCTACCATCAGCGTATCATCCGTGATGTGGCCATTGCCCTTTTCAAGTGGCCGCATGTTGCCGGGCTCCCTCCAGGCATTGCTTGCAGGTTCCCGGAAGGTTGTCACAACTCCGAACTTCTCTCTGATGACCGCCGGAACCAGCCCTTCAGTAGGCGATCCCATCGCATCGCCGACAGCCCCGCCGTAAATGACGCCTTCGATTTTATCTAGCAGCTTTTCCTTCATACCCTTTCCCTCCCTCTACAGCTCTTTACACGCAACATTTGAAAGCAGCGCCTCACCCTTTCCAAGTACTGAAAAACCGAACATGCCGGATGCAAAGCGGCTGTCTTCTGCAGAAAAGAGCTTTTCATCATTTATGGAAAAGCAAATCTGACTGCCTTTGCATGTCACTTCAAATCTGTATGTTTCGGTATGGCTCCAGTCAAAAGGAACTTCCACCAATTTCTTCACTCCAAAATCAACAAGATGCAGGGACACCTTGTTTTGGCCGTCAAACCCCGCCCTGTAGTGGCGGTATACGCCTTCCGCCCTGGCAATCATCATGTGACAGCCGCCGCTGACCGGTTCCACGTCTGCTGAAACCGTATAATCCCGTGCATGATAATTCCCCGTAAACGACGAACATTCTTCATCAGACGTGCATTTCATTTTGCCGTTCTCAAGTAGTGCTTTTCCTTTATGATGGGCAAAAGGCGTAACGGACTGAAACTCCGTTGCCTGTTTGCTGAAATCAATCTTGTAATGTGCTTTTCCGCTGACTTCAAATTCATCAAGATAGAGTTTTCCGAATGCCCGTTCCAACAGATGTGAAGGGCTTTCTATCATAAAGCCGGCTTCATCAATGACCGCACCGTGTGTATCCGGAACGATAAAGGAAATCTCATTCCAGACCCCATTGACGAGTTTGACAGGCTGCAGCTTTAGATTCTCTTCCGTGAACGTATTTCTGACATATGGTGTCAAAACGATGTCTTCCCCCTGCCATTTATCTGAAAACACCTTCATGCTGATGGTCTGGCCGCTGCATATTTTAGGAGAAAAAGCCGGTTTGTATTTTTCGTCGTTAAACTCTTTTCTGCGGTGGAACGGCTTGTAAAATACTTTCCCTGCCTCTCCTTCAATCATCCGGTCAATGAAGATCTCAAGTGAACCGTTTGTCTTAAAGCCCTTGTTAGGACAGTGCCTGAGAAAAAGCTTAAACGGAAAATCCGTTTGAAAACCGTGTGTCGATCCCGGAAGGACAAAGTCGAAATAGAGATTTTCTTTTTTATAGCTTTTGACAAGCGAGTCTGGTGGTTCTTCTCCAGCCATTCTGTAGCCAAGAAGCGCAAGCTCTTTTGCGAAAGTAGGGATGTCCATCATGTTCAAATAGCCCGAGACACTGGACAGGACGATAAAGTCGTTGATTGGTTTTCGGTAATGATCAGGTATGCTGCGGGTTCCATAGAGCACGCCTGCAATGGTTCCGATTTTACCGGCATTGCAGTCTGTATCCCACCCGCACATGGTGGCGATTTCAATGGTTCTTGCAAAGGAACCCTTACCGTAGAGCATGGCAAGGATGCACACTCCCGCATTGGGGATAATATGGCATACCCCAGGGTATTTGTCATAGCCCCAGTTCACCTCAAGAAAATCTCTGCATGCCCGGAAATCACCCGGATGCTCCCAGTGAAAATCCAGCACTTCACCTGCGATTTTAGCGTACGTGCTGTCCTGAGGAATGGTTTTTAAGGCCCTTGCGATCACTTCCTGAATGTCCGAAGCATCGAAGGCCGCCGCAATGCAGGCCGCGATGAACCTAGCCCCGTAAATGCCGTTTTTATCATGTGATACACTCGCGGCTTTTGCTGCATAATCGGCCGCTTTTTCCGGATTTCCGGGGAAAAGCAGTCCCCACGTATCCACAAAAATCTGCCCGCCGATCTGTTCGGCAAGCGTAAGGCCGTTTTTTTCTGCTGAACCGGAATACGGAGGCTGAATGCCTTTTTCAAGATTCAGATACGCCGTATGCTCCGTGCTGATTCCTTCACCGCCCCACCAGAACATTCCGATGCCGTGGCGCGTATAATTCAGCCATGCACGACCCACGTCTTCAGCCGTCAGTTCCCGGTCCTTCGCGTCATCGTAAAGAGCCCTTATGAAAAAAGCCGGCCCGTTCGCATCATCGTCCGCCGAAAAGACGTTATAGTCTTTTAAATAGCCGTTTATCTCACCGTACACATCATGTATCCGTTCATATGTCCACTCAAGCGGCTCAACCGGCGCCCCGAGCCTGATCCCGGCATTCATGCCGAGAAAGCCTGCATACACCCGCTCCAGATAATCTTCAGGAATCAACATGCATTCCCCTCTCCCCTTTTTCTGTACAAGCTGTTCTTTCTACCATACGTATGGGGGAAGGCAATCATTCTTACTTTTTTGCAGGAAAAAGTTTGATAGAGAAGGAATGTGCAGGAGCTTTTTGAACTTGCTTCTAAATAAAGGCCTAAAAAAAGAGACTCTGCGAAGAATCTCCCTTTAATCACATAATTAACACTGTTTTTACATTCATACCCGTTCCCTTTCGCTCCAGCCACTTGCTTTCCGCGGGGAGTGCCTGAAGCTTCCTCGCTGCGCTTGCGGGATCTTCAGTGCCCTCTTCATCCCGCAGGAGTCAAGTGCCTTCCGCTTCAGTACACTGGAGTTATCCGGATCTATACTAAATTAGCAGCGAATATAAAAGAGACCTATTTCAATTCTTTATTCGCATATTCCGTAATCTCTTTCCCTCCAGCAGCCTCCCACTCTTTAACAAACGCATCGAAGTCTTCTAGTGGGCGTTTGCCTGTAATGATGTCTGTGGAGTATTCTTTATAGAGGTTTTCCATTGCATCCCAGTTTGCAATGTACTCTTCCGGTAAAATGAACAGGTTATCCTCCTGATAGAAATCGTTGACAAGCTTCAGTGAAGCTTCGGCTTCTTTGCTTAGGAGCGGCTTTTTCAGCGGCATGTCAGGCGTGAATTCTGACGGCTCCCAGAACCTTGCAAACCACTGCTCGTAATAGGTGTCCGTCAGTTCAATTTCTCCGCCATCTGTGCTGTAATGCTCCCCTTCAAAGCCGAGGCGATCAATCATTTGACCTTTCGGGCCTGCAAGATAATCAAGAATTTTAAAAGCCAGTTCTTTTTTCTCTGATTGGGAAGAAATCGCAACGCCCCGGGCTTCTTTTGTCACATCTGCAGCCCCAAAGCCCTGGCCTTTCCCTTTAGCAGGCGGAAGAACTTTCACTGCCGCTTCGTTTCCGTTCGTCTGCATCATTTTCCCGTTGTATATATCGATGACTTTACCTGCCGTACCAGTAATAACCCCTGCTTCACCATCATAAAATGCCTTTTCTTTCGTATCCCATTCTTTTGTTAAATATTCAGGGTCCAATAGACCTTCTTTGTAGAGTTTCTGATAAAAAGCAAGCTTCTCTTTTTCCTCAGCTGATACTTTGTGATACACAAAGCTTCCATCTTTTTTCAGCCAGGAGGAAGTGAGGCCGAAGGACATATTGAAAATGGCATTCAGCTCTTCAATATCACCCGCCGCGGTAAATGCGTATGAAGGCTTTCCTTCTCCTCCAGGAGGACTCGTTTTCAGTTCTTTGAAAAACGCATAATAATTGTCGATCGTCGGATCCGCCATCAGTGCTTTGGATGAAGCCATTTTGTCAAACCAGTCCCCCCTGATCACCGGCGTTTTTTGGGACAGCGGCTTGATCCAGAGCAAATACGGGTAGTTTTCAAGACGTTTCTCATTCCATGGTTCGAGTTTATCCTTAATGTACTTCGATTTTTCAATATGCGGCGTCAGATCTTCAAGCAGATCCTGATCAGCTATCTGCTGGTCTCCGCCCTGAAAATAAATCATATCCGGTATGTCCCCGCTCATAAGGAGCAGGTTTAATTTTTCAGCGTAGTTGCCCTGCGGCATCTCAACAAGCTCAAATTTCACATCGAGCTTCTCATCTTCTTTCAATCCTTTTTCCAGCGCCTCAAAATACTTAACAGAAGCGGGATTTGACGGGTTTTCATCCTTCATGACAATCCGGATTGTCGTTGAACCGTCTTCATTTTTCTCAGAGGTTTCCGTTTTCTCAGAGCACCCTGCAGCCGTGATAAGCAAAGTTGCAAGGAGTATTAGCAGCCATTTTCTCATCTTCATTCCCCTTTTCAATTTTTAATTAATCTTTCACTCCGCCCTCAAGCGCACCTTTTGCATAAAATTTGAGGATGAAGGGATACATGATCAAAAGCGGCACAATGGCAAGGATGATGGTGCCTGCCTGAAGCGACGCAAAATCAAGGCTTGCGACACTTTTGTATTCAAGCAGGGTCTGTACGCCGACGAGTGAAGCATTGTCCCGTTCCACAACAAACTGCCTGAGAACGAGCTGCAGCGGCCACTTCCCCGGGTCCGTCAAATAAATCGAAGCCCGGAAAAACTCATTCCAGTGAAAAACGGCGTAAAAAAGACCAAGTGTCGCCAGTGCCGGCTTAGACAGCGGCAGCATAATTCTGAAGAAAATATTGATATGCCCGGCCCCGTCCATTCTGGCGGCCTCAAGAATACTTTCAGGCACATCCTCGAAAAATCTCATCATAATAAACAAATAGTAAACATTTATCGCCTTATAAAGAATCAGCGAAAGGTAAGAATCCAGCAGCCCCAGGTCTTTCACCACAAGGTACTCAGGAATAAGACCGGGCTCAAACACCATGATGACGATCAGCAGCACCATAAACAGTCTTCTTCCAACCAGCCTCTTCCTTGTCAGAACATAAGCTGAAAGCGCTGTCAAAAGAAGGTTCAGCAGCGTTCCGGCAGCCGTAATAAAAAGAGAGTTAAACAAGCTCTTCACAATCAGCGGGTTTGAAAGGAGAATCTCATAGTTTACGAGAGAAAAGCCTTTCGGAAGCAGCGAAAGTCCAGTCATTTTATGGGCGTTTTCCGGTGCTGTCAGCGAGAGGGCCAAAAGGTTCAGGATCGGCACAATCATCGTCAGCGTCACAAGAAACAAGCCTGTATACAAAATCACGACCGGCCATTTCTTCGTTTTCATTCTCACCACACTCCCTTTCCGGTCAGGCGTTTGGCGAGAAAATGTGTTCCAAAGATCAGCACAACGCCAATTGCTCCTTTGAAAAGGCTGGCGGCCGTCGCATATGCATACTGACCGTTCAGAATTCCGATCCGGTATACATATGTATCCAAAATATCTACAACACTGATGACTGAGTCATTCATAAAGTTAAATACCTGATCAAAGCCTGCATTCATAAAGAATCCGAGGTTTAAGATGAATACGGTAATGACCGTGCTTTTCATTTCAGGGAGCGTAATATACCTCATCTGCTGCAGTCCGGAGGCCCCGTCCATCTTTGCCGCTTCATAAAGAGAAGGGCTGATTTTCATAATTGCAGCCAGATAAATAATGGAATCCCATCCCGCGCTTCTCCACATTTCGGAAAATACAAGGACCCAGCGGATCTGATCTTTGCTTGTCATATAATCAAGCGAAGGCAGCTGGAAAATATTCCGAATGATATTCACTCCTCCGTCCACCGGATTCAGCAGGCTGATCCAGATGCCTGCAATGACAACCCATGAAAGAAAGTGAGGAAGATAGACAACAGACTGAACATACTTCCGGTAAGAGGCGTGCCTGATTTCATTAATAAGCAGCGACAGAATAATGGGAATCGGAAAAACAAAAATGATTTTCATCGTGCTGATGATGATGGTATTTTTCAGCACAGTGAAAAACGCGGGCGAATCAAATAACACATAAAAATGCTTCAAGCCGACCCACACATTGTCACCGATAATCCGGTAATCCTGAAAGGCGAGCTTCATCCCGATCAGCGGCACAATATGGAAAATACCGAAATATATAAGCGCAGGAAAAAACATTACGTATAAAACCCAGTCCCGCTTAATAAAGGCAAGCTTTTCCCTACTCATTGCTTCTGCCCCTGCTTCTGAATGCCTCCAGTTCTTTTTCCGTCGGCATGCCGCTTTGTGCCCCGTGTTTTTCCACACTCAAGCCTGCTGCAGCTGCGGCAAACTGTACAGCTTCTTTTAACACCAGTCCTTTCGCTGAAGCCGCTGCGAACGCGCCGGCAAATGTATCTCCTGCACCTGTGGAATCAACCGGATTTACTTTTACGGCAGGAATATGAACCGGCTTTTCGCCGTCATGATAGACGACTCCCTGCTCTCCTTTTGTAATAAGCAGCTTATTGGGATATTTCCTTAATGCTTCTTTCTCCGGCATGTTGAAAAGAATGGCGGCTTCGTGCTCGTTTGGCAGAATGCAGGATGTGTTATCAATCAGTGATTTCGGAATGGGAACAGCCGGAGCGGGATTCAGAATGACCGTCTTTCCATATCCGCTGAGTATTTCAGCCGCATACTCTATCGACTCCAGCGGAATTTCCATTGAAAGAAGGATCACATCCGCTTCAAGGATGACCTCCATTTTCTCCTCAAGATAGCTCCTGTCTGTTTTGCTGTTTGCACCGGGAATCACAATAATTCTGTTTTGGCCCAGGCAGCTCTCAATCAGGGCACAGCCTGTAGGAGAATCATTCCGCTTAGCCACATGGCTGGCATCAACATGATTTATATCAAGCTCTGCAAGCAGGGACCTCCCGTGATCGTCGTCTCCAACTGTCCCGAACATCAAGACGTCCGCTCCAAGTCTTCCGGCAGCCGTTGCCTGGTTCGCTCCCTTGCCTCCGGGAAACATGCTGAAGTCTTTGCCGAATACGGTTTCTCCCATCTTTGGCGACACTTCCGTAACGGCGACTAAATCCATATTCAAACTTCCGATAACAGCAATTTTCTTCATCTTTCAATCTCCTAATCTATTTCTAGGTTCATAAGCGGCGCATGCTGCTGGGCACCGTATACATCGCGGTCACAAACCGCCCCCGATGAAGTGTTTCTGTAAAACGTCACTTTAAACCCAAGTGCCTGATCAAAAAAAACAATGCTCTTCAGCTGCTCCTTTTTCAGGAGGTAAAGTCCGCAGATTGTTTCTTTATTAATTTTCCCGGTCTTCTTCACATGATCGTAGGTCACTCTGTCGCTGAATAAAACATCCAGTGTAATCTCAAACGGCCCTGAGTTTTTGCTTCTGAGGATTTTTGCATACTCTCCAAGTGATGTCATAAAACCTCCAGCCGAAAAGGCAGCTCTTTTTCAAGTTTCATAAGATGATAGACGGAAAACTCATAAACAGGTCCAAAATCAATATCACTCGGGGCAAAAGGAAAAGCCAAGTTTCCTGCCGTTGACTTCCTGCCCTCATAGCCAAAATGCAAAAATGTAGAGCGAAGTGACGCGCAAATGCTGCTCGCCATCTCCTGGGTAACAGCGGTCACTTCAAATAGAATGCCAAGCTCATGTCCTGAAAAAACAGCCCGTTCATTTTCACCCAGTACAGCATTTTTGCCGTAGTTGTAAAACTGGATCTGATAGGAGTCAGCAAGTATTTCCTTGTAGTGGCTTAAGACATCCTGTTTTACAGCCTCTTCTACTTCATCGATTTTTTCAATCAGCAGCGGATCGCGGACACCGGCAATCACAAAGGTTCTGTATGCCGTCTTGCGTGCGCCTTCCAGCTTAATCCAGTATTCATTTGAAGGGATGTACCTGCTTCCTGATACTTCTACAATGCCGCTTCCCCCATCATGGAATGTGCACCCGGATAAATCCAGCATAAAACCGGGACCGTGCAGGAGGTATGGGTGGTCTTTTTCATAAAAGGTATGGGCTGCCACACTTGCTGCTGTGCACATCCTGGACGGATTCAATGCCTGTACCGTAAAAGAGTGTTCTTTTATCGTGCCTAAAATGCAGTCTTTCGTGGTTCCTGGTTCTGCACAAAGGGCTCCGCATTCAAGAATTTTTCCAAGGTGATACGAAAGGCCGGGATCCTTTCCAAAAAAGATGCCTGCTGCTGCGTAGACGGATGGATCAAACGCCCTTCCGCAAACAATAATGTCACATCCCTGCTCAAGTGCCCGGACTATAGGTTCATGGCCCATTTGAGCAACAATAGCACTCGTTTCACTGAGCGTTTTCTCTGTTAGATCGGGAACATTCGGACTCATTTTTTTTATACGATTAGCTTCAAAGGCTTCGAAGACAGATTGGTGCTGAATATCAGCCCAAATGACGGCGATTTTCTGCTCAGCGGCTATCTCGTTTATAATTTCATGAACAATCTCAAGCGTCCACTCAACGTGGGGTTTTGCACCTGCACCGCCTGCAGAACCGATGATCAGCGGAATCTTATGATCAACCGCTGCAGCAATCAGCAGCTGCATATCTCTTTTCGCAGCACGCCTTGAAACAATGCCAACTCCCGCGCCAAGCTTATGCGGACCGGCATCTGTTGAACCTGCATCCACTGCAATCACGTGCGGTTTTAAATTCAGTCCATTCAAAAAACTCTCATGCGGAAAACCGTACCCGAGCATGCCGCATGGCGACAGAATTCGTATCTCCCTTTCCATTTCATCCCCCCTTGTCCATCTATTAGGTACTTTCAATATATGTAGACTTCTTCATTGTATGAGTGATACCTGCTTTTGGCGGAAGGAATGCACAGCCCTTATGACTCAGGAAAATACTCCCTTTTTTTACAAATTGTAAAATTCCAGTGTACTTCAGGCGGAATATTCTTTATATTAGGTACCATCATACAAAGGAGGAAAAAAATGAAAAAAATTGTATTCAGTGTCGCAGCCCTCGTCTTCTTGCTCGTGCTCTCGGTCCCTTCTTTTGCCTCGGCGGCTCAAAAATTAATTCAGCCTGTTAACAACGCCTATATCACTGCAGGATATTTAAATGCGAAGTATGAACAGCGATTTGGATTCAAACACTATGGATGGGACCTGACTTCTTCATCAGGCAGCCGGGCTGTATGGGCAAGCGGCAGCGGAACAGTTCTTGCGACAGGCTATGACAACATACTCGGCAATACTGTTATCGTGAAATATCCCGATGCTTATATTCATTCAACAGGCAAGACCAGAGATTTAGTTTTCAGGTATAACCACCTGGATTCAATCGCTGTCTCTAAAGGAGCACGTGTAACGAAAGATTCCAGATTGGGCAACTACGGAAACACCGGAAAGTATTCTACCGGGGCCCACCTGCATTTTGAAATCGACACAGACACGGTTTACTATCAGTACTCTCCAACCCTTGGCTCCAGTTCAAATATCATAAAAGCGGGCACCGCCGGAACTGTCCTGTCACCGCGAAGTGTCCTGTACACAAAAGTGTCTGACCCTGATAACCAAAGTATTTGGATTGTCGGTGACGGCTACCAGTCATCATCTGAAGATGACCTGCCATTTATCAACTGACTGTGGCTTTAATTGGAACTTGCGGCCATTCCGGCTGCAAGTTCTTATACACTTATCTTTTCCTGAACAGAATCATTTCACTCACCCGCTCTTTATCCCGGGAAAACACTCCCACCCACTGCCTTCGCCTCCTCCAACTTTTACACAGAAAAAAGACCCCCTAACCACATACACTATTCATATCTCCTTCAAAGGAGGAATGAATGTGGAGACAGTCGACTACGACAAAGCCTTATACTACACGCACCGCTCGCAGTGGGACAACCTGCTGATCCTGATGGTGCGCACAAAAGATGACCTGCTCTCAAAACGAATCGAGCAGTTCCTGCACGCCTACAACTTTGAAAACAACTACGCAGAAGTCGAAAAGAAACTCTACTCGCTCCTGCGCTATATAGACCACGCCGTCGAAACCGGCCACGAGCACGAAGAGGCGGAATATGCTTATTTGACATAGAAAAGCGGAAGCGCTCGTTTAGCTCCGGGAGTCAGATAAGGAAACAGCGGTAAAGGCGCTTTTTGCCTTTGCCGATGGTTCCGTTCTGACAGAGGAGCTGAGCGCTGGAGCTAGACAACGTGAAAAGCGGAGCCGACCGTTTAGCCCTGACAGGCAGAAAAGAAATCACCGGAAAAGTCCGGGTTTGACTTTTTGGGGGATTTTGTTCTGACGGAAGGGCTGGGAGGCGGAGCCGACCGTTTAGCCCTGACAGGCAGAAAAGAAATCACCGGAAAAGTCCGGGTTTGACTTTTTGGGGGATTTTGTTCTGACGGAAGGGCTGGGAGGCGGAGCTGGACAGTGAGAAAAGCGGAATCGCCCGGTTAGCTCCGAAGGACAGAAAAGGATCCGACGAAAAAAGCCGGGTTTGCTTTTTACGGCGGAGCCGTTCTGGCCGAGGAGTTGGGCGATGAAGCTGGACAATGCAGAAAAGCGGAGCCGACCGTTTAAGTCGGCTAACAATCCAAATTCCGTGCCTAACAATCCAAACAGCACATCTAACAAGCGAAACAACCTGTCTAACAATCCGAATCAGGCGCCTAACCGTCCAACGCATGATTCAAGCTCAGAAGTCAAACAAAAACAGGAGCGGGATCACATCCCTCTCCTGATTATTTTTGTTTCTGTACATAAAATTCTACATACATTTTTAATTCTTCAATCAGCTGATTGACAAGGACGTCAGAGTCTTCAAGCAGCTTTCTGTTTTCGTAGTCAAAGCAAATCGGATCAAGGACAAGCTGCTTTGGAATGGCGTTTGCATACACGCCCCTCATGACAGTTCTCATGTTGTTCAATGCGTTGATGCCGCCCTTTCCGCCCCCTGCAACAGCAATGAGTCCGACTGGTTTGCGGGCAAATTGTCCGCTGCCAAGAAAATCAAGCGCGTTTTTTAAAGCGCCGCTCATCCCGCTGTGGTATTCAGGAGATAAAAGTACGATTCCGTCAGCTGCCTTAACTTTCGCTTTTAGTTCCTGTACTGCTTCAATGGTTTCCTGCTCTTCTTCTCCGTTAAAAAGCGGGAGATTCAGCACGCTTAAATCAATCAGCTCTGCTCCTGATTTTTCTGCGACTGCAGCAGCAGCAAGCCGTGTTCTTCCTTTTTTTCTCGGACTTCCGTTAATAACAAGCAATTTCATTTTCATCTTCCTTTCTTTAGTCCAATCCGTTTTTCACTGCATAGAGCGCAGCCTGCGTCCGGTCTGCAAGCTCAAGCTTAGAAAGTATATTGGATACATGTGTTTTGACTGTTTTTTCTGTAATGTAGAGAGCTGATGCTATTTCTTTGTTGCTTTTGCCTTTTGCAATTTCCTTTAATACATCATTTTCCCGATTGGTAAGCGGTGTCAATGGCTTTTGCTCTTTTTGAATCGTTTGCATCAAGTGGGACATGACGTGGGATGTGACTTTTGGATGAAGCTTGCTTTCCCCGTTAAGCACTTCCCTGATCGTATGGACCAGTTCATCAGGTTCGACATCCTTCAGCTGATAGCCTGATGCACCGGCCTGAATGGCGGGAATGACATGGTCCTGATCGGCATAGCTCGTTAAGATAATAACTTTGATCTCCTGGTTGAACGTGCGGATTTCCTTCGTTGCCTCCACGCCGTCCATAACCGGCATGGAGAGATCCATTAAAATGACATCCGGATTTAAGGAACGGACAAGCTCTACCGCTGCCTGCCCGTTTTCGGCTTCTCCCACAATATCAATGTCTTTTTGTGTTTTAAGAAAAAAATGCAATCCTCTGCGGACGACTTTGTGATCATCTGCTATCAGCAGGCGTATTCCCATTGCCCGTATCCCCCTAAATTGGTAGTCTGATTTCTATTTCGGTTCCTTTTCCGATTTCCGTCCGCACCGCAAAAGATCCTTTCAGCTTATGAGCCCTGTCCTTCATACCCTGAAGACCGAGGGAAGGCAGCAGCAGTTTTTCATGATAGGAAAAACCTGCTCCCTGATCTTTTATGGTCATGGTTACTTCATTTTTGCATCTGAAAATGGAAATGGACGCCTCTTTGACTCCCGAATGTTTTTTACAGTTGTTTAAGGCTTCCTGGCCGATTCGCCACAGCTCTTCTTCTGTGCAGCAAGGCAGAGTCTGGACCCCTTGAATATCTGCATCAAGCTTCAAGCCTAGCACCTTAGCGTAATTCATAAGAGCGGATGCAATGCCGTTTTCAAGTCCCTGAGGTCTGAGCTGCCAGATCAGCGCTCTCATTTCTGCCAGAGCCTCCTG is from Bacillus sp. FSL H8-0547 and encodes:
- a CDS encoding ADP-ribosylglycohydrolase family protein, whose amino-acid sequence is MKEKLLDKIEGVIYGGAVGDAMGSPTEGLVPAVIREKFGVVTTFREPASNAWREPGNMRPLEKGNGHITDDTLMVEALLRVYEKKQRHLNAYDIAESLVEEIAEHKVYIPELKKEAPVITRLYYPEQYLFLRHRLANVDPREAGQGNMVNCGAAMYMSPVGIMNAGDPERAYREAIDLAGAHQTSYGREAAGVMAAAVAEAMSMDASVQSILAAARDLAKDGTKLAIEAVLDAAAGHLDVLSARDDIRAAIEHFDTVKSFSDRKKQGKGNANIPSRIHAIEELPVALALFSIAGGDTMKTIIGGVNYGHDADSIASMGGAIAGALCGGTSIPEALKHELDAANKRSFKQLALTALETLTPILESDLASHQKRFSRIGR
- a CDS encoding ADP-ribosylglycohydrolase family protein; this translates as MLIPEDYLERVYAGFLGMNAGIRLGAPVEPLEWTYERIHDVYGEINGYLKDYNVFSADDDANGPAFFIRALYDDAKDRELTAEDVGRAWLNYTRHGIGMFWWGGEGISTEHTAYLNLEKGIQPPYSGSAEKNGLTLAEQIGGQIFVDTWGLLFPGNPEKAADYAAKAASVSHDKNGIYGARFIAACIAAAFDASDIQEVIARALKTIPQDSTYAKIAGEVLDFHWEHPGDFRACRDFLEVNWGYDKYPGVCHIIPNAGVCILAMLYGKGSFARTIEIATMCGWDTDCNAGKIGTIAGVLYGTRSIPDHYRKPINDFIVLSSVSGYLNMMDIPTFAKELALLGYRMAGEEPPDSLVKSYKKENLYFDFVLPGSTHGFQTDFPFKLFLRHCPNKGFKTNGSLEIFIDRMIEGEAGKVFYKPFHRRKEFNDEKYKPAFSPKICSGQTISMKVFSDKWQGEDIVLTPYVRNTFTEENLKLQPVKLVNGVWNEISFIVPDTHGAVIDEAGFMIESPSHLLERAFGKLYLDEFEVSGKAHYKIDFSKQATEFQSVTPFAHHKGKALLENGKMKCTSDEECSSFTGNYHARDYTVSADVEPVSGGCHMMIARAEGVYRHYRAGFDGQNKVSLHLVDFGVKKLVEVPFDWSHTETYRFEVTCKGSQICFSINDEKLFSAEDSRFASGMFGFSVLGKGEALLSNVACKEL
- a CDS encoding extracellular solute-binding protein; this encodes MRKWLLILLATLLITAAGCSEKTETSEKNEDGSTTIRIVMKDENPSNPASVKYFEALEKGLKEDEKLDVKFELVEMPQGNYAEKLNLLLMSGDIPDMIYFQGGDQQIADQDLLEDLTPHIEKSKYIKDKLEPWNEKRLENYPYLLWIKPLSQKTPVIRGDWFDKMASSKALMADPTIDNYYAFFKELKTSPPGGEGKPSYAFTAAGDIEELNAIFNMSFGLTSSWLKKDGSFVYHKVSAEEKEKLAFYQKLYKEGLLDPEYLTKEWDTKEKAFYDGEAGVITGTAGKVIDIYNGKMMQTNGNEAAVKVLPPAKGKGQGFGAADVTKEARGVAISSQSEKKELAFKILDYLAGPKGQMIDRLGFEGEHYSTDGGEIELTDTYYEQWFARFWEPSEFTPDMPLKKPLLSKEAEASLKLVNDFYQEDNLFILPEEYIANWDAMENLYKEYSTDIITGKRPLEDFDAFVKEWEAAGGKEITEYANKELK
- a CDS encoding carbohydrate ABC transporter permease, translating into MKTKKWPVVILYTGLFLVTLTMIVPILNLLALSLTAPENAHKMTGLSLLPKGFSLVNYEILLSNPLIVKSLFNSLFITAAGTLLNLLLTALSAYVLTRKRLVGRRLFMVLLIVIMVFEPGLIPEYLVVKDLGLLDSYLSLILYKAINVYYLFIMMRFFEDVPESILEAARMDGAGHINIFFRIMLPLSKPALATLGLFYAVFHWNEFFRASIYLTDPGKWPLQLVLRQFVVERDNASLVGVQTLLEYKSVASLDFASLQAGTIILAIVPLLIMYPFILKFYAKGALEGGVKD
- a CDS encoding ABC transporter permease subunit — encoded protein: MSREKLAFIKRDWVLYVMFFPALIYFGIFHIVPLIGMKLAFQDYRIIGDNVWVGLKHFYVLFDSPAFFTVLKNTIIISTMKIIFVFPIPIILSLLINEIRHASYRKYVQSVVYLPHFLSWVVIAGIWISLLNPVDGGVNIIRNIFQLPSLDYMTSKDQIRWVLVFSEMWRSAGWDSIIYLAAIMKISPSLYEAAKMDGASGLQQMRYITLPEMKSTVITVFILNLGFFMNAGFDQVFNFMNDSVISVVDILDTYVYRIGILNGQYAYATAASLFKGAIGVVLIFGTHFLAKRLTGKGVW
- the rbsK gene encoding ribokinase, which gives rise to MKKIAVIGSLNMDLVAVTEVSPKMGETVFGKDFSMFPGGKGANQATAAGRLGADVLMFGTVGDDDHGRSLLAELDINHVDASHVAKRNDSPTGCALIESCLGQNRIIVIPGANSKTDRSYLEEKMEVILEADVILLSMEIPLESIEYAAEILSGYGKTVILNPAPAVPIPKSLIDNTSCILPNEHEAAILFNMPEKEALRKYPNKLLITKGEQGVVYHDGEKPVHIPAVKVNPVDSTGAGDTFAGAFAAASAKGLVLKEAVQFAAAAAGLSVEKHGAQSGMPTEKELEAFRSRGRSNE
- a CDS encoding DUF4387 domain-containing protein, producing the protein MTSLGEYAKILRSKNSGPFEITLDVLFSDRVTYDHVKKTGKINKETICGLYLLKKEQLKSIVFFDQALGFKVTFYRNTSSGAVCDRDVYGAQQHAPLMNLEID